The Dyella caseinilytica genome has a window encoding:
- a CDS encoding acyl-CoA dehydrogenase, whose product MSVLLTVLVALFATGACAYHRSSLRTWAITTIAVTLVVGLLVSAPVTMVILLVIELLVAVPLLMIDFRRKNISAPLLKMFAKVTPKLSDTEQTALEAGTVGFEGELFSGKPDWHELIKQPKPELSVEEKAFLDGPVEQVCGMIDDWEITHELADLPPEVWDFIKKNKFFGMIIPKQYGGLGFSALAHSAVLQKLATMSATVASTVAVPNSLGPAELLLHYGSDEQKNFYLPRLAVGEEIPCFALTGPYAGSDATSIPDYGIVCKQVVDGVETIGMKLNFDKRYITLAPIATVVGLAFRLYDPEHLLGDKEDLGITLALLPRSTPGLEIGRRHFPLNIPFQNGPVRGKDIFAPLSTLIGGPHMAGHGWRMLVECLSVGRAISLPSNATGGVRMAVASTGAYARMRKQFGLAVARFEGVEEALARIGGLTYATAALSRATAAAVDRGEKPAVPSAIAKYHATEWGRAIAGDALDVHGGKGVQLGPKNYAGRAWQGVPIAITVEGANIMTRSLMIFGQGAIRCHPYVLKEMQALSIPDCSERLKTFDRALFGHIGFGISNAVRSFVLGVTAARIGDAAGDAYTRRYYRKLNRYSAALALCADTFMGVLGGKLKFKEKLSARLGDVLSYLYIASAMLKRYEDTGRPEADRPLLAWAFHECMWRTQMALDGAIRNFPVRPVAWLLHVLVFPFGRREVPPSDRLGRRVAAIITAPGEARDRLTEWAYLTPTPNNTVGRMNELLPDVIAAEPVERKFGKALKAGQFTSHDYLSQLDEAVKAGVLDASEAALLKRVREGVFEFISVDDFDPSELRAAVTRKDSKKLADAA is encoded by the coding sequence ATGTCCGTACTTCTAACTGTCTTGGTAGCGCTGTTTGCGACCGGTGCCTGCGCTTACCACCGCAGCAGCTTGCGCACATGGGCGATAACCACGATTGCAGTCACGCTGGTGGTCGGCTTGCTGGTGTCGGCGCCGGTGACCATGGTGATCCTGCTGGTCATCGAGCTGCTGGTCGCAGTGCCGTTGCTGATGATCGACTTCCGACGCAAGAACATCAGCGCGCCGCTGCTCAAGATGTTCGCCAAGGTCACGCCGAAGCTTTCGGATACCGAACAGACGGCACTCGAAGCCGGCACGGTCGGTTTCGAAGGCGAGCTGTTTTCCGGCAAGCCTGATTGGCACGAGCTGATCAAGCAGCCCAAGCCTGAGCTGAGCGTGGAAGAAAAAGCGTTCCTCGACGGCCCGGTGGAACAGGTGTGCGGCATGATCGACGATTGGGAGATCACGCACGAGCTGGCCGATCTGCCGCCGGAAGTGTGGGATTTCATCAAGAAGAACAAATTCTTCGGCATGATCATCCCGAAGCAATACGGCGGCCTCGGTTTCTCCGCGCTGGCGCATTCGGCGGTGCTGCAGAAGCTGGCCACTATGTCGGCGACGGTCGCTTCCACAGTGGCGGTGCCTAACTCGTTAGGCCCGGCCGAACTGTTGCTGCACTACGGTAGCGATGAGCAGAAGAACTTTTATCTGCCGCGTCTGGCGGTTGGCGAGGAGATTCCCTGCTTCGCACTGACGGGTCCGTACGCGGGTTCGGATGCTACTTCGATTCCTGATTACGGCATCGTGTGCAAGCAGGTTGTCGACGGCGTCGAAACCATCGGCATGAAGCTCAATTTCGACAAGCGCTACATCACGCTGGCGCCGATCGCGACAGTGGTGGGCTTGGCCTTCCGCCTGTACGACCCCGAACATCTGCTTGGCGACAAGGAAGACCTGGGCATCACGCTGGCGTTGCTACCGCGTAGCACGCCCGGCCTGGAAATCGGCCGTCGTCACTTTCCGCTGAATATCCCGTTCCAGAATGGTCCGGTACGCGGCAAGGATATCTTCGCGCCGCTGTCCACCTTGATTGGTGGTCCGCATATGGCCGGTCATGGCTGGCGCATGCTGGTGGAATGCCTGTCGGTGGGACGTGCGATCTCGCTGCCGTCGAATGCCACAGGCGGCGTGCGTATGGCCGTCGCTTCAACCGGCGCTTATGCGCGCATGCGCAAGCAGTTCGGTCTGGCGGTGGCGCGCTTTGAGGGCGTGGAAGAAGCCTTGGCGCGCATTGGTGGTCTTACCTATGCCACTGCGGCGTTGTCGCGCGCTACGGCAGCGGCGGTCGATCGCGGCGAGAAGCCTGCCGTGCCTTCGGCGATCGCCAAATACCACGCTACCGAATGGGGGCGTGCCATTGCCGGTGATGCACTGGATGTCCATGGTGGCAAAGGTGTGCAGTTGGGGCCGAAGAACTACGCCGGCCGCGCCTGGCAAGGTGTGCCGATTGCCATCACAGTGGAGGGCGCGAACATCATGACGCGCAGCCTGATGATCTTCGGTCAGGGTGCGATCCGCTGCCATCCTTACGTGCTGAAGGAAATGCAGGCGCTATCGATTCCCGACTGCAGCGAGCGCCTGAAAACGTTCGACCGCGCGTTGTTCGGCCACATCGGCTTTGGCATTTCCAACGCAGTGCGCAGCTTCGTGCTCGGTGTGACGGCTGCACGCATTGGCGATGCGGCGGGCGATGCGTATACACGTCGTTATTACCGCAAGCTCAACCGTTATTCCGCTGCCTTGGCATTGTGTGCCGACACCTTCATGGGCGTGCTTGGTGGCAAGCTGAAGTTCAAGGAAAAGCTTTCCGCGCGTCTGGGTGATGTGCTGAGTTATCTGTATATCGCCAGTGCGATGTTGAAGCGCTACGAGGACACGGGCCGTCCGGAAGCGGATCGTCCGTTGCTGGCCTGGGCTTTCCACGAATGCATGTGGCGTACGCAGATGGCGTTGGATGGTGCGATTCGCAACTTCCCGGTGCGTCCGGTGGCGTGGCTGCTGCACGTGCTGGTGTTTCCGTTCGGCCGCCGCGAAGTGCCGCCTTCGGACCGTCTGGGTCGTCGTGTCGCCGCCATCATCACGGCGCCGGGCGAAGCACGTGATCGCCTGACCGAATGGGCGTACCTCACGCCGACGCCGAACAACACGGTGGGGCGCATGAACGAGCTGTTGCCGGATGTGATCGCCGCCGAGCCTGTTGAGCGCAAGTTCGGCAAGGCACTCAAGGCTGGCCAGTTCACGTCGCATGACTATCTCAGTCAGTTGGACGAGGCGGTGAAGGCGGGTGTACTCGATGCCAGCGAAGCGGCTCTGTTGAAGCGTGTGCGTGAGGGCGTCTTCGAATTTATTTCGGTGGACGATTTCGATCCCTCCGAACTGCGCGCAGCGGTGACGCGCAAGGATTCGAAGAAGCTGGCGGACGCGGCGTAA
- a CDS encoding alpha/beta fold hydrolase, translating to MRMDKHSPTRTSHDTANGLALAVDVRNATGQPTLLFAHGFGQTRGAWNAVAATMAAHGCRCVSFDSRGHGESDRVPGGEYHMQQFVDDLLSLAHAQPEPPILVGASMGGLLGLVAAGEIRPTPFRALVLVDITPRWETSGVERILAFMQAHPDGFASYAEAAEQIAAYLPQRRERKSEQQLRPLLREGADGRLRWHWDPALLAGGLVSESERYQPRLLSAAAKVEVPVLLLSGERSDVVSHHTVDEFLALVPHARHAEVPGATHMLAGDANDAFTAQIAGFITSLPKASTWPAPEAACAQDKEERGRVCRYTTE from the coding sequence ATGCGTATGGATAAGCATTCGCCTACCCGAACCTCCCACGACACGGCCAACGGCCTCGCCCTGGCCGTGGATGTGCGCAACGCAACGGGCCAGCCGACGTTGCTGTTTGCGCATGGTTTTGGCCAGACCCGCGGGGCCTGGAATGCGGTGGCGGCTACGATGGCCGCCCACGGCTGCCGCTGTGTGAGCTTCGATAGCCGTGGCCACGGTGAAAGCGACCGCGTGCCAGGTGGCGAGTACCACATGCAGCAATTTGTGGACGATCTGCTGAGCCTGGCACATGCCCAACCTGAGCCGCCGATCCTGGTGGGGGCGTCGATGGGCGGCTTGCTTGGTCTGGTGGCGGCCGGTGAAATTCGGCCCACGCCGTTCCGCGCGCTTGTGCTGGTGGATATCACGCCACGCTGGGAAACCTCGGGTGTGGAGCGCATTCTTGCGTTCATGCAAGCGCATCCCGACGGATTCGCCAGTTATGCCGAAGCGGCCGAGCAGATTGCGGCGTACTTGCCACAACGGCGCGAACGGAAGAGCGAACAGCAATTGCGTCCGCTGCTGCGCGAAGGCGCCGATGGGCGTCTGCGCTGGCACTGGGATCCGGCTTTGCTGGCCGGTGGACTGGTAAGCGAGAGCGAGCGTTATCAACCGCGTTTGCTGAGCGCTGCCGCCAAGGTCGAGGTGCCGGTGCTGCTGCTTTCCGGCGAACGCAGCGATGTGGTTTCTCACCACACGGTCGATGAATTTCTGGCCCTGGTACCGCATGCACGGCATGCCGAAGTGCCAGGCGCTACCCATATGCTGGCCGGCGATGCGAACGATGCATTCACGGCCCAGATAGCAGGCTTTATTACGAGCTTGCCCAAAGCCTCCACATGGCCCGCGCCGGAAGCTGCTTGCGCGCAGGACAAGGAAGAACGAGGGCGTGTATGTCGATACACAACCGAGTGA
- a CDS encoding TetR/AcrR family transcriptional regulator: MNVRQKPERARLSAEDWEDAALSLIAEQGVGALAVEALARQLGVTKGSFYWHFRTREALLQAALERWEQYGEREVISQIEAIPDPRERLPELFRRVAHELQPHRVYAALLKALDHPLVVPVMARVSKRRTEFLHTAYTEAGLEVGEALNRARLTYAAYVGFLQLNFTLGLPRLSHEEFDTYVEHMIATLIPA; encoded by the coding sequence ATGAATGTCCGTCAAAAACCCGAACGCGCGCGCCTTTCCGCTGAAGATTGGGAAGATGCCGCCCTCAGTCTGATTGCCGAGCAAGGCGTCGGCGCGCTGGCCGTGGAGGCTCTCGCCCGCCAGCTCGGCGTCACCAAAGGCAGCTTTTATTGGCATTTCCGCACGCGCGAAGCCCTGCTTCAGGCTGCCCTGGAGCGCTGGGAGCAGTATGGCGAGCGCGAAGTCATCAGTCAGATCGAAGCTATTCCCGACCCGCGTGAACGCCTGCCGGAACTTTTCCGCCGCGTTGCTCACGAGCTGCAGCCGCACCGGGTTTATGCCGCGTTGCTGAAAGCGCTGGATCACCCGCTGGTCGTGCCGGTGATGGCGCGAGTCTCCAAGCGGCGTACGGAATTTCTTCACACGGCGTACACCGAGGCCGGGCTGGAAGTGGGTGAAGCGCTCAATCGCGCTCGCCTGACCTACGCCGCCTATGTCGGCTTCCTGCAGCTGAATTTCACACTCGGTCTGCCAAGGTTGAGCCATGAAGAGTTCGACACTTACGTCGAGCACATGATCGCGACCCTGATCCCGGCCTAA
- a CDS encoding phosphoenolpyruvate carboxykinase (GTP), with translation MTSMLDSLERWVHDVAAMTRPATIHWCDGSDTEYRTLVQQMLQSGDLIELNQQTHPGCYLHRSSPSDVARVEHLTFVCTKDEADAGPNNHWMAPADAHAKMDALFEGCMEGRTMYVIPYCMGPIDSPLSRCGVEITDSPYVVANMRTMTRMGAAALARIEREGHFVKGLHSTGELDPERRFIMHFPEELSIQSYGSGYGGNALLGKKCHALRIASHQARSEGWLAEHMLIVGIENPQGQTHYIAAAFPSACGKTNLAMLIPPEGYRKAGWRVWTVGDDICWMRPGADGRLYAINPEAGFFGVAPGTSDSSNPNALTTIARDTIFTNVAVTADNQPWWEGLPGTPVTDWQGRPYDSANGPAAHPNSRFTVSAKQCPTWSPKAEDAQGVPISAIVFGGRRPSLLPLVMEARDWTHGVLMGAAMGSETTAAATGAVGVLRRDSMAMKPFCGYHYGDYFSHWLSFDKPSAKLPKIFHVNWFRKGKDGKFLWPGFGENLRVLEWMIARVENKVSGAETPIGTLPAHGELKLEGLNLPRETLAELLEVDQAGWQAELHAIGEYLNSFAPRLPARLRQEQQRVAQALETSPARKAANA, from the coding sequence ATGACGAGCATGCTCGATTCGCTCGAACGATGGGTTCATGACGTGGCGGCTATGACCCGCCCCGCGACGATCCATTGGTGTGACGGTTCCGATACCGAATATCGGACGCTGGTGCAGCAGATGCTGCAGAGCGGAGATCTGATCGAACTCAACCAGCAGACCCATCCGGGCTGCTATCTGCATCGATCCAGCCCGTCCGACGTGGCGCGCGTGGAGCACCTGACTTTCGTTTGTACCAAGGACGAAGCCGACGCAGGCCCCAACAATCACTGGATGGCCCCGGCCGATGCGCACGCCAAGATGGATGCGCTGTTCGAAGGTTGCATGGAAGGTCGCACCATGTACGTGATTCCGTACTGCATGGGACCTATCGATTCACCGCTGTCACGTTGCGGTGTCGAAATCACCGACAGCCCCTACGTGGTGGCAAACATGCGCACCATGACGCGCATGGGCGCGGCCGCGCTGGCTCGCATCGAGCGCGAAGGCCACTTCGTGAAGGGACTGCACTCCACCGGCGAACTCGATCCAGAACGCCGCTTCATCATGCATTTCCCGGAAGAGCTGTCGATCCAGTCGTACGGTTCCGGCTATGGTGGCAATGCTCTGCTCGGCAAGAAGTGTCATGCGCTGCGCATCGCCAGCCACCAGGCACGTAGCGAAGGCTGGTTGGCCGAGCACATGCTGATCGTCGGTATCGAAAATCCGCAAGGCCAGACGCATTACATTGCGGCAGCCTTCCCCTCGGCGTGCGGCAAAACCAATCTGGCGATGCTGATTCCGCCGGAGGGTTATCGCAAAGCTGGCTGGCGCGTGTGGACAGTTGGCGACGATATCTGCTGGATGCGCCCTGGCGCCGATGGACGCTTGTACGCGATCAATCCGGAAGCCGGCTTCTTCGGCGTGGCGCCCGGCACCAGCGACAGCAGCAACCCGAACGCGCTGACAACCATCGCGCGCGACACCATCTTCACCAACGTAGCCGTCACAGCTGACAACCAGCCATGGTGGGAAGGTCTGCCGGGCACGCCGGTCACTGACTGGCAAGGCCGTCCGTATGACTCCGCCAACGGTCCGGCTGCGCATCCGAACTCACGCTTCACCGTCAGCGCCAAGCAGTGCCCCACGTGGTCACCGAAGGCCGAGGATGCGCAAGGCGTGCCGATCAGCGCGATCGTGTTCGGTGGCCGCCGTCCCTCGCTGCTGCCGTTGGTCATGGAAGCACGCGACTGGACTCACGGCGTGCTGATGGGCGCGGCAATGGGTTCGGAAACCACGGCCGCTGCTACCGGCGCCGTCGGTGTGCTACGCCGCGACTCCATGGCGATGAAACCGTTCTGCGGTTATCACTACGGCGACTACTTCTCGCACTGGCTCTCGTTCGACAAACCGAGCGCCAAGCTGCCGAAGATCTTCCACGTGAACTGGTTCCGCAAAGGCAAAGATGGCAAGTTCCTGTGGCCCGGCTTCGGTGAAAACCTGCGTGTACTGGAATGGATGATCGCCCGTGTGGAAAACAAGGTCAGCGGCGCTGAAACGCCGATCGGCACCCTGCCCGCGCACGGCGAACTCAAACTCGAAGGTTTGAACCTGCCGCGCGAGACGCTGGCTGAACTGCTTGAAGTCGATCAGGCCGGCTGGCAAGCCGAGCTGCATGCCATTGGCGAATACCTCAACAGTTTTGCCCCACGTCTGCCGGCGCGCCTGCGACAGGAACAGCAACGCGTCGCCCAGGCGCTGGAAACCTCTCCGGCGCGCAAGGCGGCCAACGCCTGA
- a CDS encoding RNA polymerase sigma factor, with protein MPPALAAGHNDTDDVRAAAAGDRQAFQRLYRLHVGRIHGAMLRLSGYDHARAEDLTQDAFVRAWQKLDSFREQSAFGTWLYRLAVNVALMDIRARGADPVGYVDEDSVPEHGETPFCAAERQELERAIGKLPPRARAVLVLHDVEGWRHEEIAGELEMAVGSSKAQLHRARGLLRKALGEV; from the coding sequence ATGCCGCCTGCGCTCGCTGCGGGACACAACGATACAGATGACGTGCGCGCGGCCGCCGCAGGCGACCGACAGGCGTTCCAGCGCCTGTATCGCCTGCATGTCGGCCGTATCCATGGCGCCATGTTGCGGTTGTCCGGCTACGATCACGCGCGGGCCGAAGATCTGACGCAAGATGCCTTCGTGCGCGCTTGGCAGAAACTGGACAGCTTCCGCGAGCAGAGCGCATTTGGCACCTGGCTTTACCGGTTGGCGGTGAACGTGGCACTGATGGACATCCGGGCGCGGGGCGCCGATCCGGTCGGCTATGTCGACGAGGACAGCGTTCCCGAGCATGGCGAGACCCCGTTCTGCGCTGCCGAACGCCAGGAGCTGGAACGTGCGATCGGCAAGCTCCCGCCGCGGGCTCGCGCAGTACTGGTTTTGCACGACGTGGAAGGCTGGCGCCACGAGGAAATCGCCGGCGAACTGGAGATGGCAGTAGGGTCGTCCAAGGCGCAACTGCATCGAGCACGTGGCTTGTTGCGCAAAGCGTTGGGAGAAGTGTGA
- a CDS encoding DUF4097 family beta strand repeat-containing protein, with protein sequence MKNVRYLPLLCCLCWGGQALAESQLDLSHPAAPTVHVEITNVKGEVTITAWDRNEVHVGGELGSGAQPLTIDGSENNLSIKVQAQGHNGWLNWGGDNAMSDSTLDVNVPRGASVKVNVVSAPLSVDGIDGGDIAVNSVSGRVRIHAQTPALNVVTVSGNVAFSGHAQRAKLQTVSGDILAPSLGQSVDLQTVSGRIQANGGPWQQLSLSTVSGDVQLTGGLATGGSMSVDSMSGDVQLQFPASLSSSIHASTFSGDLRSDFGTPTQPEHGPGSHLETVAGSGDGKISIETFSGDLRIRKSGSGE encoded by the coding sequence ATGAAAAACGTCCGCTATCTGCCGCTGCTGTGCTGCCTGTGCTGGGGAGGACAGGCGCTCGCCGAAAGCCAGCTCGATCTGAGCCACCCTGCCGCGCCCACCGTGCACGTGGAAATCACCAACGTCAAAGGCGAAGTGACGATCACCGCATGGGATCGCAACGAGGTCCATGTCGGCGGTGAGCTTGGCAGCGGCGCGCAACCGCTGACCATCGATGGTAGCGAGAACAATCTGTCGATCAAGGTGCAGGCGCAAGGCCATAACGGCTGGCTCAACTGGGGTGGCGACAATGCCATGTCCGATTCAACGCTGGACGTGAATGTGCCGCGCGGCGCCTCCGTAAAGGTCAATGTGGTCAGCGCACCACTGAGCGTCGATGGCATTGATGGCGGCGACATCGCGGTGAATTCGGTGAGTGGTCGCGTGCGCATCCATGCGCAGACACCAGCGCTCAACGTGGTGACAGTGAGCGGCAACGTCGCTTTCTCCGGTCATGCGCAGCGCGCCAAATTGCAGACCGTGAGTGGCGACATTCTTGCCCCGTCACTTGGCCAGTCCGTCGATCTGCAAACAGTGTCCGGTCGCATCCAGGCTAACGGAGGCCCATGGCAACAGCTGAGCCTGAGCACAGTCTCCGGCGATGTGCAGCTCACCGGTGGACTCGCTACCGGCGGCAGCATGAGTGTCGACAGCATGAGCGGCGATGTGCAATTGCAATTCCCTGCCTCACTTTCCAGCAGCATCCACGCCAGCACCTTCAGCGGCGATCTGCGCAGCGATTTCGGTACGCCCACGCAGCCCGAGCATGGACCGGGCAGTCACCTCGAAACCGTGGCCGGTAGCGGCGACGGCAAGATCAGCATCGAAACGTTCAGCGGCGATCTGAGGATCAGGAAATCCGGAAGCGGCGAATAA
- a CDS encoding bifunctional diguanylate cyclase/phosphodiesterase translates to MSSLPDSPHFTSSSPEAIPAGLRETMERLFRAVDAGNVLDICQGALRHLGLQGELRWLPAESGEQPPPGQLNLARDPQSLQTLAFIGDPASLNEAVSADLGWLGRLAGTRLRQLSETGRLYEAISRLAMAERLQRALYAIAELAGTAHNMTEMMQSLHAIVGMLMYAENFYIFLYDPATDSVRFPYYVDTVDQKPPLPDQNYPLQDMRHSLTWNLLQNGQPLMGSVEELSRQLEGRFILVGPPCEHWLGVPLLRGSQVVGGIVVQTYRTDTRYTRHDRDLLNYVAQHMQTALERREAHAELERRVADRTAALRATNRVLRQQVLQRQRGERLQSALFRIAELASAPESQQNFYAAVHRVVGGLLYARNFYIALLDESGENITFPYFVDEIETTRASRQIANGATEYVLKHGKPLLADRETFDRLVKSGECEQVGAKSVCWLGVPLVLDDKVMGVLVVQSYSPKHIYDTRDQELLTFVSYHIANALQRKQTSESLKQAYVNLERRVTERTRALALANRDLREQIAERERVERRLMYETLHDSLTGLPNRTLLLQRLGQALQAYHADPNKLFAVLFIDLDRFKVINDSVGHLIGDDLLFQAGSRIRACLKTRDLVARLGGDEFAVLLEGISDVSKASVVAERIIAELHVPFRLGIKEIFTSASIGIALPGPHYQQPEELLRDADAAMYRAKDEGRHRAAVFDDRLRREVLSLLEMEGDLRRALSRNEFVPFYQPIVSLDDGRTVGYEALLRWRHPDRGLLCPGDFLAVAEENGSAETIDWQIFEQVASQASRLAGQDGFVSLNVSGRHFRQSDLDDRLLDLLRAHRVNPHSLRIEVTERTLLENPAQVKRILDNLRQHGVGIALDDFGTGYSSLSYLHQYPIETLKIDRTFITELANAGSHSLPVVRAIQVLADSLQMQVIAEGIEDEAQRQALRNIGCRYGQGFLFARPQAVEVWVGQASTVG, encoded by the coding sequence ATGAGTTCACTGCCTGACAGCCCCCATTTCACGTCTTCTTCACCGGAAGCCATTCCGGCCGGGCTGCGTGAGACCATGGAGCGTCTGTTCCGGGCCGTTGACGCCGGCAACGTGCTGGACATCTGCCAGGGCGCCCTGCGCCACCTGGGCCTTCAGGGCGAGCTTCGCTGGCTGCCCGCGGAATCCGGCGAGCAGCCTCCGCCCGGCCAGCTGAACCTGGCCAGAGATCCGCAAAGCCTGCAGACCCTCGCCTTCATCGGCGATCCGGCCAGCCTGAACGAGGCTGTCAGCGCCGACCTGGGCTGGTTGGGACGGCTCGCCGGCACGCGCCTGCGTCAGCTGAGCGAAACAGGGCGGCTCTATGAAGCCATCTCCCGCTTGGCCATGGCCGAACGCCTGCAGCGCGCTTTATATGCCATCGCCGAACTGGCCGGCACCGCCCACAACATGACCGAGATGATGCAGTCCCTGCACGCCATCGTCGGGATGCTGATGTATGCGGAGAACTTCTACATTTTCCTGTACGACCCGGCCACGGACAGCGTGCGCTTTCCGTACTACGTGGACACAGTCGACCAGAAACCGCCGCTCCCGGACCAAAACTATCCCTTGCAGGACATGCGGCACAGCCTGACCTGGAACCTGCTGCAGAACGGCCAGCCGCTCATGGGCTCGGTCGAGGAACTCTCGCGGCAACTGGAAGGCCGCTTCATCCTGGTCGGGCCGCCCTGCGAACACTGGCTGGGCGTGCCGCTGCTGCGCGGCAGCCAGGTGGTCGGCGGCATCGTCGTGCAGACCTATCGCACAGATACGCGCTACACCCGTCATGACCGCGACCTGCTGAACTACGTCGCCCAGCACATGCAGACCGCGCTGGAACGCCGCGAAGCGCATGCCGAGCTGGAACGCCGCGTAGCCGACCGCACTGCCGCGCTACGCGCCACCAACCGCGTGCTGCGCCAGCAAGTGTTGCAGCGCCAGCGTGGCGAGCGCTTGCAGTCGGCCTTGTTCCGCATCGCCGAACTGGCCAGCGCGCCGGAAAGCCAGCAGAACTTCTACGCCGCCGTGCATCGTGTGGTGGGCGGATTGCTCTACGCTCGCAACTTCTACATTGCGCTGCTCGACGAAAGCGGTGAGAACATCACCTTCCCCTACTTCGTCGACGAGATCGAAACCACGCGCGCGTCCCGCCAGATCGCCAATGGTGCGACCGAATACGTACTCAAGCACGGCAAGCCGCTGCTGGCCGATCGCGAAACCTTCGACCGCCTCGTCAAAAGCGGGGAATGCGAGCAAGTCGGTGCCAAGTCGGTGTGCTGGCTGGGTGTGCCGCTGGTGTTGGATGACAAGGTCATGGGCGTACTGGTGGTGCAGAGCTATTCGCCCAAGCACATCTATGACACGCGCGACCAGGAATTGCTCACGTTCGTGAGCTATCACATTGCCAACGCGCTGCAGCGTAAGCAGACCAGCGAATCGCTGAAACAGGCCTACGTGAACCTGGAACGCCGCGTCACCGAACGCACGCGCGCGCTCGCGCTGGCCAATCGCGACCTGCGCGAACAGATTGCTGAGCGCGAACGCGTCGAGCGCCGGCTGATGTACGAAACCTTGCACGATTCGCTGACCGGCCTACCCAATCGCACCCTGCTGCTGCAACGGCTCGGACAGGCCTTGCAGGCCTATCATGCTGATCCGAACAAGCTGTTCGCGGTGCTGTTTATCGATCTGGACCGTTTCAAAGTGATCAACGATTCGGTTGGCCACCTGATCGGCGATGATCTGCTGTTCCAGGCCGGCAGTCGCATCCGCGCCTGCTTGAAAACGCGCGATCTGGTAGCGCGATTGGGCGGTGACGAATTCGCCGTGCTGCTGGAAGGCATTAGCGATGTGAGCAAGGCCAGCGTGGTTGCCGAGCGCATCATCGCGGAATTGCACGTACCGTTCCGACTCGGCATCAAGGAAATCTTCACCTCTGCCTCGATCGGCATTGCGCTGCCCGGCCCGCATTACCAGCAGCCGGAAGAGTTGCTGCGTGACGCTGACGCGGCGATGTACCGTGCCAAGGATGAAGGCCGTCATCGCGCCGCCGTGTTTGACGACCGACTGCGCCGTGAAGTGCTGTCGCTGCTGGAAATGGAAGGCGATTTGCGCCGCGCTCTGAGCCGCAACGAATTCGTGCCGTTCTACCAGCCGATTGTCAGTCTTGATGACGGACGCACCGTGGGCTACGAAGCGCTGCTGCGCTGGCGTCACCCCGATCGTGGGCTGCTCTGTCCTGGTGATTTTCTCGCGGTGGCCGAAGAAAACGGCAGTGCGGAAACGATCGATTGGCAGATCTTCGAGCAGGTCGCCTCGCAAGCGAGCAGGCTCGCCGGCCAGGACGGTTTTGTGAGCCTCAATGTTTCAGGCCGCCATTTCCGCCAATCCGATCTGGACGACCGCCTGCTTGACCTGTTGCGCGCGCATCGCGTCAATCCGCATTCGTTGCGCATTGAAGTGACCGAACGCACGCTGCTGGAAAACCCGGCGCAGGTCAAACGCATCCTCGACAATCTGCGCCAGCACGGCGTAGGCATTGCACTGGACGATTTCGGCACCGGCTACTCATCGCTCAGTTATCTG